A single region of the Lycium barbarum isolate Lr01 chromosome 2, ASM1917538v2, whole genome shotgun sequence genome encodes:
- the LOC132620113 gene encoding vinorine synthase-like, translated as MSSRKFEKVCRELIRPISPTSNHLRCFQFSLLDQMTRPTSVHFALFYPPPPTTTPCGGDQSYSYEQARAVNSSRLLVLKKSLCETLASFYPFAGRIKDNSIECNDDGVPFYEAFAHKYRLKDLLRQPHVDIQILPTVDDQEGSIVHIPLLVQVTLFECGGITIGIRASHKIADLSTLCTLINAWAVTARGSPNCVDVPEFVAAAKFLPHPIPHVSPDSSNMIELFKPFLDNQRVTKIFVFDASTIVSLKSKVDWSFVPTPTRVEVVSATIWKCFMIASACTRTSSYLMYNVNIRKRLVPPLPNHCVGNVVATTTTCKGENDGSDLATLVTCIRKGLSDLILKYVDKSRQYEAILAIPRDSIKLGIEFLEKKIQLFINSWCVYQFYEVDFGWGKPSWVSPVEQPIKNLILLLDSRDGGIDAYVCLSEKEMAAFEHELVDLLAIGSAK; from the exons ATGTCAAGTAGAAAATTTGAGAAAGTTTGTAGGGAGCTCATTAGACCTATTTCTCCCACTTCCAATCACTTGAGATGCTTCCAATTCTCTCTTTTGGATCAAATGACACGACCCACATCTGTTCACTTTGCTCTATTTTATCCTCCTCCTCCTACTACTACTCCATGTGGGGGTGATCAATCCTATTCCTACGAGCAAGCAAGGGCAGTCAATTCATCAAGATTACTTGTTTTGAAGAAATCTTTGTGTGAAACTCTGGCTAGCTTTTATCCTTTTGCAGGACGAATTAAGGACAACTCAATTGAATGCAATGACGATGGTGTACCCTTCTACGAGGCTTTCGCCCATAAGTATCGATTGAAAGACCTTCTTAGACAGCCCCATGTGGATATACAAATTCTCCCCACAGTTGATGATCAAGAGGGGTCAATAGTCCATATCCCACTACTTGTTCAAGTCACCTTGTTTGAGTGTGGAG GTATAACTATTGGTATACGTGCTTCTCACAAAATCGCCGACCTTTCCACGTTGTGCACTCTCATCAATGCTTGGGCAGTCACTGCTCGAGGTAGCCCTAATTGCGTGGACGTACCAGAATTTGTTGCTGCTGCAAAATTCTTACCACATCCTATTCCTCATGTTTCTCCAGACTCGTCTAATATGATTGAATTATTCAAACCCTTTCTTGATAATCAACGTGTAACTAAAATTTTTGTCTTTGATGCATCTACTATAGTATCACTCAAGTCTAAGGTCGACTGGAGTTTTGTACCAACACCTACACGCGTCGAAGTCGTGTCAGCTACGATATGGAAATGTTTCATGATAGCTTCAGCATGCACAAGAACATCATCATACTTGATGTACAACGTAAATATACGAAAGCGACTTGTCCCTCCCTTGCCAAATCATTGTGTGGGAAATGTCGTTGCAACGACCACGACATGCAAAGGCGAGAACGATGGCTCCGACTTAGCCACCTTGGTCACTTGTATTAGAAAAGGATTATCCGATTTGATTTTAAAATATGTGGATAAATCAAGACAATATGAGGCAATCTTGGCCATTCCCCGGGACAGTATAAAGCTAGGAATAGAATTTCTCGAAAAAAAGATACAGTTATTTATTAATAGCTGGTGCGTCTACCAATTTTATGAAGTTGATTTTGGTTGGGGCAAACCTTCATGGGTTAGTCCTGTTGAACAACCAATAAAAAATTTGATTCTATTGTTGGATTCTAGAGATGGTGGAATAGACGCATATGTATGCTTGTCGGAGAAAGAGATGGCAGCGTTTGAGCATGAGCTAGTTGACCTGCTAGCAATTGGATCTGCCAAATAA